CCGCACCTGGCGGGGCTGTGTCGAGGAAGCGGCCGACGTTCGACGTCGTCTGCCCGTGGCGTAACAAAATAATGCGACCTGTCATGGCTAACCTCGCTCTCCTCGCTGAGCTGCTTCCACCCACGCCGCGGCCCGGTCCACGAGCTCTAAGTCCGCTGCCCCACCAGACGGTTTCGGGGTAGCCGAGGGCCACGAGCCGAGGAAGAACACATCCTCCGCCCGCATCCACAGTGCTCGCAGCGCCTCGGCGACGGGGGTGTCGTCGATGTGCCCGGCGACGTCGACATAAAACAGGTAGGTGCCGTACGAACGCCGGGTGGGCCGGGAGGCGATCCGGGTGAGGTCCACCCCGCGCACGGCGAAGTCCTGCAGCGCAGCCACGAGCGTGCCCGGCTGGTGCGCGAGGGTGAACACGACCGACGTCGTGTCGTTGCCGGTCCTCGGCGTCGGGCGGCCCCGGCGGCCCACCACGACGAAGCGGGTGCGCGCCCCTCGGCTATCCGCCACCCCGGTAGCCAGCTGCTCCAATCCGAACAGTTCCGCGGCGCGGGCCGGGGCGGCGGCGGCGTCCGCCTCACCGTCGGCGACCATCTTCGCGGCGGCGGCGTTCGACGACGCCGGCACGAACTCCGCCGACGGCAGGTGTTCGGCGAGCCAGTGGCGGACCTGCTGGTGGCCTACCGGGTGGGTGGCGAAACGACGTACCTGCTCCGGCGTGGTGCCCGGGCGGGCCATGATGGAAAACGCGATCTCCAGCTCGTGCTCGTAGAAGATCTGCACGTCGCGGTCGCCGTCGACCAGCGCGTCGTAGGTGGTGGTCACCGCGCCGTCGACGGAGTTCTCGATGGCGACGACGGCGAAGTCGGCTTGCGCGCTGCGCACCGCGTCGAGCGCCGCAGCCGGGCTGGCCACCGGCGCCGGATGAAGCCCGGCGCGATCAACGCCGAA
Above is a genomic segment from Corynebacterium uterequi containing:
- the pheA gene encoding prephenate dehydratase, translated to MSTTVAYLGPEGTFTEAALLAFAGAGAFGVDRAGLHPAPVASPAAALDAVRSAQADFAVVAIENSVDGAVTTTYDALVDGDRDVQIFYEHELEIAFSIMARPGTTPEQVRRFATHPVGHQQVRHWLAEHLPSAEFVPASSNAAAAKMVADGEADAAAAPARAAELFGLEQLATGVADSRGARTRFVVVGRRGRPTPRTGNDTTSVVFTLAHQPGTLVAALQDFAVRGVDLTRIASRPTRRSYGTYLFYVDVAGHIDDTPVAEALRALWMRAEDVFFLGSWPSATPKPSGGAADLELVDRAAAWVEAAQRGERG